A stretch of the Actinoalloteichus fjordicus genome encodes the following:
- a CDS encoding GNAT family N-acetyltransferase — protein sequence MTGSQQAPGTETPRQNLGRAAVTPTLRPAVAADWAGVWPIWHRIVADGRTYSYPRDTDERTAEGLWMLPPPARVFVAELDDEAGRRTIVGSALLKPVQPGAGAHVANASFMIDPDQSGAGLGRALARHVLAEAEAEGYRAMQFNAVVETNRAAVRLWTSLGFEILTTVPEAFRHPEHGLVGLHVMHRRF from the coding sequence GTGACCGGATCGCAGCAGGCTCCGGGGACCGAGACTCCTCGGCAGAACCTCGGCCGCGCCGCCGTGACGCCCACGCTGCGCCCCGCCGTGGCGGCCGACTGGGCGGGCGTCTGGCCGATCTGGCATCGGATCGTCGCCGACGGCCGGACCTACTCCTACCCTCGGGACACCGACGAGCGCACCGCCGAGGGACTGTGGATGCTGCCACCGCCCGCGCGGGTGTTCGTCGCCGAACTCGACGACGAGGCAGGCCGCCGGACGATCGTCGGGTCCGCGCTGCTCAAGCCGGTGCAGCCTGGTGCGGGCGCACACGTCGCCAATGCCTCGTTCATGATCGACCCCGATCAGTCGGGCGCGGGGCTGGGCCGGGCGCTGGCCCGGCACGTCCTCGCCGAGGCCGAGGCCGAGGGGTATCGCGCGATGCAGTTCAACGCGGTCGTGGAGACGAATCGGGCCGCCGTCCGGCTGTGGACCTCGCTGGGCTTCGAGATTCTCACCACCGTCCCGGAGGCGTTCCGGCATCCCGAGCACGGGCTGGTGGGCCTGCACGTGATGCATCGACGGTTCTGA
- a CDS encoding NAD(P)-dependent malic enzyme, with protein sequence MTALNDQATGRLTDEEIFLAHEGGKLGVSVRTSLADSRALSIAYTPGVARVSSAIARDAALARDYTWTGRLVAVVSDGTAVLGLGDIGPRAALPVMEGKAALFKAFGGLDSIPIVLDTTDVDEIVETLVRLRPSFGAVNLEDVSSPRCFELEARLIEALDCPVMHDDQHGTAIVVLAALRGAATVLSRDPGSLRVVVSGAGAAGVACARILVAAGIADVTVLDSRGIVHAGRGDLNPIKAALAEETNPAGRTGGLDEALTGADVFIGVSSAQVPETSLKLMAPDGIVFALSNPDPEVHPEIAARHAAVVATGRSDFPNQINNVLAFPGVFAGALNAGARRITERMKLAAAEAIASVAAEELSIDRIVPSALDPRVAPAVADAVARAAE encoded by the coding sequence GTGACCGCACTGAACGATCAGGCGACCGGTCGGTTGACCGACGAAGAGATCTTCCTGGCCCACGAGGGCGGCAAGCTCGGGGTGAGCGTGCGCACCTCGCTCGCCGACTCCCGTGCCCTGTCCATCGCCTACACACCCGGCGTCGCGCGGGTCAGTAGCGCCATCGCCCGCGACGCAGCACTGGCCAGGGACTACACCTGGACCGGCCGACTGGTCGCGGTGGTCAGCGACGGCACCGCCGTCCTCGGCCTCGGTGACATCGGCCCGAGGGCGGCACTGCCGGTGATGGAGGGCAAGGCCGCCCTCTTCAAGGCCTTCGGCGGGCTGGACTCCATCCCGATCGTGCTCGACACCACCGACGTCGACGAGATCGTCGAGACTCTCGTGCGGCTGCGCCCGTCCTTCGGCGCGGTCAACCTGGAGGACGTGTCCTCGCCGCGCTGCTTCGAGCTGGAGGCCAGGCTGATCGAGGCCCTGGACTGCCCGGTCATGCACGACGACCAGCACGGCACGGCGATCGTCGTCCTCGCCGCGCTGCGGGGTGCGGCGACCGTGCTCTCCCGTGATCCCGGCTCCCTGCGCGTCGTCGTCTCGGGAGCGGGCGCGGCCGGGGTGGCCTGCGCGCGCATCCTGGTCGCGGCGGGCATCGCGGACGTCACGGTGCTCGACTCGCGGGGGATCGTGCACGCGGGACGCGGCGATCTGAACCCGATCAAGGCGGCCCTCGCCGAGGAGACCAACCCGGCCGGGCGTACCGGCGGTCTGGACGAGGCGTTGACCGGCGCCGACGTCTTCATCGGAGTCTCCTCCGCTCAGGTGCCCGAGACCTCGCTGAAGTTGATGGCTCCGGACGGGATCGTGTTCGCCCTGTCCAACCCGGACCCGGAGGTGCACCCGGAGATCGCCGCCCGCCATGCGGCCGTCGTGGCCACCGGGCGCAGCGACTTCCCGAATCAGATCAACAACGTCCTGGCCTTCCCCGGCGTCTTCGCGGGCGCCTTGAACGCGGGAGCCCGGCGCATCACCGAGCGGATGAAGCTCGCGGCGGCGGAGGCGATCGCCTCGGTGGCGGCGGAGGAGTTGTCCATCGACCGCATCGTGCCCAGCGCCCTGGACCCGCGCGTCGCACCCGCCGTGGCCGACGCGGTGGCCCGTGCCGCCGAGTAG
- a CDS encoding alpha/beta hydrolase, giving the protein MTDREHGGPQAVYAGFDQAELDREYSPSSCVPDLARLLDDYAVAGVRARAALRVRLDLRYGPDPMQALDFFPADAPEAPLLVFVHGGYWQELGKGDASFPALDLIPAGAAFASVGYGLAPEHSLEEIVASVRQGLWWLVEHAESLGVDPARIHLAGSSAGAQLVAMALCHAALPDGRSPSEVFAGATLLSGVYDLEPIRLSYVNRALGLDAAAARRNSPLHLLPDRLPPLIVARGADETSEFARQHDDMIRAVRAVGGEVCDLVVDGRNHFDLPFDLGDPATSLGRAVLAQLGVRRADEAPR; this is encoded by the coding sequence ATGACCGACCGAGAGCACGGCGGCCCGCAGGCGGTCTACGCCGGTTTCGACCAGGCCGAACTGGATCGTGAGTACTCGCCGAGCTCGTGTGTGCCGGACCTGGCACGGCTGCTCGACGACTACGCGGTCGCGGGCGTTCGAGCCCGTGCCGCGCTCCGGGTCCGGCTCGACCTGCGTTACGGCCCCGACCCGATGCAGGCACTCGACTTCTTCCCCGCCGACGCGCCCGAGGCGCCGCTTCTGGTGTTCGTCCACGGCGGCTACTGGCAGGAGCTCGGCAAGGGCGACGCGTCGTTTCCGGCCCTCGACCTGATCCCGGCGGGCGCCGCGTTCGCCTCCGTCGGCTACGGGCTGGCGCCGGAGCACTCGCTCGAAGAGATCGTGGCCTCGGTGCGGCAGGGCCTGTGGTGGCTGGTCGAGCACGCCGAGAGCCTGGGCGTCGACCCCGCCCGTATCCATCTCGCAGGCAGTTCGGCGGGTGCCCAGCTGGTCGCCATGGCGCTCTGCCACGCAGCGCTGCCGGACGGACGATCGCCCTCGGAGGTGTTCGCGGGGGCGACGCTGCTCAGCGGGGTGTACGACCTCGAGCCGATCCGGCTCTCGTATGTGAACCGGGCGTTGGGCCTGGATGCGGCGGCCGCCCGGCGTAACAGTCCGCTGCATCTGCTGCCCGACCGGCTGCCGCCGTTGATCGTGGCCAGGGGCGCCGACGAGACCTCGGAGTTCGCCCGCCAGCACGACGACATGATCCGTGCGGTCCGCGCCGTCGGCGGCGAGGTGTGCGACCTCGTCGTCGACGGACGCAATCACTTCGATCTGCCGTTCGACCTCGGCGATCCCGCCACCTCCCTGGGCAGGGCGGTCCTGGCACAGCTCGGCGTGCGGAGAGCGGACGAGGCGCCGCGCTAG
- a CDS encoding diacylglycerol/lipid kinase family protein, producing MRALLVTNPQATTTTPGTRDVLAHALASAVKLDLVETAYRGHAADAAAEARADGLDLVVALGGDGTVNEVVNGLLRRGTGGEVPMLAVVPGGSANVFARALGMSREPVEATHQVLQALEARRSRRVGLGRVDDRWFTFNAGLGWDADVVEAVERQREAGLVATPLRYARIAFDRYLRSAMRKPSLTVELPGREPITGCHLAFVCNTTPWTYLGPYAMRTNPDCSFDSGLGVFALDTMRVPTVLRHLTQVFAGTTGGPHGARLLREDDVPSVVVRCDRPMGLQVDGDFLGRHEEVRFNAAPNALEVVA from the coding sequence GTGCGCGCCCTCCTCGTGACGAACCCGCAGGCCACCACCACGACTCCCGGAACACGGGACGTGCTGGCGCACGCGTTGGCGAGCGCGGTGAAACTGGATCTGGTGGAGACCGCCTACCGGGGTCATGCAGCCGACGCCGCGGCAGAGGCGCGCGCCGACGGGCTGGACCTGGTCGTCGCGCTGGGCGGCGACGGCACGGTCAACGAGGTGGTCAACGGGCTGCTCCGGCGCGGAACGGGCGGCGAGGTGCCGATGCTCGCCGTGGTGCCCGGCGGGTCGGCGAACGTGTTCGCCCGCGCGCTGGGCATGTCCCGAGAGCCGGTCGAGGCGACCCATCAGGTGCTCCAGGCCTTAGAGGCTCGTCGTTCGAGACGCGTGGGCCTCGGTCGCGTCGACGACCGGTGGTTCACCTTCAACGCGGGTCTCGGCTGGGACGCCGACGTCGTCGAGGCCGTGGAACGTCAACGCGAGGCGGGCCTGGTCGCGACTCCGCTTCGCTACGCCAGGATCGCGTTCGACAGATATCTCCGATCGGCGATGCGAAAGCCGAGTCTCACCGTGGAGCTGCCCGGTCGAGAGCCGATAACGGGATGTCATCTGGCATTCGTCTGCAACACGACCCCGTGGACCTATCTCGGTCCGTACGCGATGCGCACCAATCCCGACTGCTCGTTCGACTCCGGTCTCGGGGTGTTCGCGCTGGACACGATGCGAGTGCCCACGGTGCTGCGCCATCTGACCCAGGTGTTCGCGGGCACGACGGGCGGTCCGCACGGCGCTCGGCTGCTTCGCGAAGACGATGTGCCGAGTGTCGTGGTGCGTTGTGACCGTCCGATGGGCCTTCAGGTCGACGGCGACTTCCTAGGTCGCCACGAAGAAGTTCGCTTTAATGCAGCGCCGAACGCACTCGAGGTTGTAGCCTGA
- a CDS encoding dTDP-4-dehydrorhamnose 3,5-epimerase family protein, whose protein sequence is MRVRELSIDGIFEFIPRKFPDSRGSFAAPYQEDVFTEAVGHPLRLGQANNSVSRRGAIRGVHFADVPPGQAKFVYCTRGSILDVAVDLRVGSPTFGHHDTVRLDAESSNSVYLPEGIGHALLALDDDTVVSYLCSEGYRPGHEHGVNPLDPELKLPWPSDIPLLLSDKDRDAPSLNEALAAGLLPDHQTCLEHYGRQRTMVELR, encoded by the coding sequence GTGCGAGTACGAGAGCTGAGCATCGACGGCATCTTCGAGTTCATCCCGAGAAAATTCCCCGACTCGCGTGGGTCGTTCGCCGCGCCGTACCAGGAGGACGTCTTCACCGAGGCGGTCGGGCACCCGCTGCGACTCGGGCAGGCCAACAACAGCGTCTCCCGACGCGGGGCGATCCGCGGCGTGCACTTCGCCGACGTCCCGCCAGGCCAGGCCAAGTTCGTCTACTGCACGCGCGGCTCGATCCTCGACGTCGCCGTGGACCTGCGGGTGGGGTCCCCGACCTTCGGTCACCACGACACCGTGCGGCTGGACGCCGAATCGTCCAACTCGGTCTATCTGCCCGAGGGCATCGGCCACGCCCTGCTCGCCCTCGATGACGACACCGTCGTGTCCTATCTGTGCTCCGAGGGCTACCGCCCCGGTCACGAGCACGGGGTGAACCCGCTGGACCCCGAGCTGAAGCTGCCCTGGCCGAGCGACATCCCGCTGCTGCTGTCCGACAAGGACCGGGACGCGCCCTCGCTGAACGAGGCGCTGGCCGCGGGGCTGCTGCCGGATCACCAGACGTGCCTGGAGCACTACGGCAGGCAGCGCACGATGGTCGAGCTGCGATGA
- a CDS encoding histidine phosphatase family protein: MTAEKPPEWPAGAVYLLRHGETEWSATGRHTGVTDLSLTTRGRDEARRAGELLARLRGDAPPPLVLTSPRARARQTAELAGLTGEVVHELAEWDYGDYEGRTTPEIREQVPDWTIWSRPTPNGETSAEVGRRADAVLTTVSTRSAGRDVVLVSHGHLLRVLIARALGLQPDQGVRFALQTAAITVLGAERGVPQLRSLNLR, translated from the coding sequence ATGACCGCCGAAAAACCGCCGGAATGGCCTGCAGGCGCGGTCTACCTGCTGCGGCACGGCGAGACCGAGTGGTCGGCCACGGGCAGGCATACCGGTGTCACCGACCTCTCCCTGACCACGCGGGGAAGAGACGAGGCGCGTCGAGCGGGCGAACTGCTCGCCCGGCTGCGAGGCGACGCGCCGCCGCCGCTCGTGCTGACCAGCCCGCGAGCCCGCGCCAGGCAGACCGCCGAACTCGCGGGCCTCACCGGCGAGGTCGTTCACGAGCTGGCGGAATGGGACTACGGCGACTACGAGGGCCGCACCACGCCCGAGATCCGCGAGCAGGTGCCGGACTGGACGATCTGGAGCAGGCCGACGCCGAACGGGGAGACCTCGGCCGAGGTGGGCCGCCGCGCCGATGCGGTCCTGACGACGGTGTCGACCCGAAGCGCGGGTCGCGACGTCGTCCTGGTCTCCCACGGCCATCTGCTCCGGGTGCTGATCGCCAGGGCCCTCGGGCTGCAGCCCGACCAGGGCGTCAGATTCGCCCTCCAGACCGCCGCGATCACGGTGCTCGGTGCGGAACGCGGAGTGCCCCAGCTCCGGAGCCTCAACCTGCGCTGA
- a CDS encoding WhiB family transcriptional regulator, with amino-acid sequence MDWRHDAACRDEDPELFFPVGNSGPALLQIAEAKAVCRRCPVSSECLSWALESGQDAGVWGAMSEDERRALKRRNARTRARSNV; translated from the coding sequence ATGGACTGGCGCCACGATGCGGCCTGCCGTGACGAGGACCCCGAGCTGTTCTTCCCCGTGGGAAACAGCGGTCCCGCCCTTCTGCAGATCGCCGAGGCGAAGGCCGTCTGCCGCCGCTGCCCGGTGTCCTCCGAGTGCCTGAGCTGGGCTTTGGAGAGCGGGCAGGACGCGGGCGTCTGGGGCGCGATGAGTGAGGATGAGCGACGCGCTCTCAAGCGGCGTAACGCTCGCACTCGCGCCCGCAGTAACGTCTGA